The Vulgatibacter sp. genome includes the window GCCGAGGTAGGGATTGAGCCCCGCCTCGTCCTCCACCTGGTAACCCGGGTCGTACATCACGAACTCCGGGTAGTAGGGATAGGCGTGGTAGGAGATGAAGACACCGGACGTGAAGTGCGCCTCGTCCACCGCGATCCGCTTCATGTCGATGGCGAATTCGTCCTCGCTCGACACCGGCCACTCGGGTTCGGTGGGGTGGGTGAGGGGATCGAGGGTCGGCCAGTTGGAGAAGCCGATCGGGTGTTCCGCCCCGTAGCTCGCTGCCTCCCAGGCCACGAGGTAGTCGAAGGCCTCGGCGATGAAGGGCTCGATCGGATCGCCGTCCTCCACGGAGAAGGCGGTGCCCGCGTAGGAGCGCGCGTCGGGATGGAGCGCGTAGGTCGACTCGAGGGTGTAGGGCTCGACCTCGCGGCCGATGAGATAACCGAGGAGCCACGGGGAGACGTCCGCGTCGAAGACGCCGGTGGCGCGGCCGTAGTTCTCCGGCCGATCCGGTCCCGCCTCCGGGATCACGCGGTTGCCGTGGACCACGTCGACCACCCGCTCGATCTCGTCCCGGAACCAGAGCACCACCTCGTCGGCGAGGTAGTCGAAGGGCGGCGCCTCCGGCTCGATCAGCCAGGCGCCCTGGAGGAGGAAGAGCGGCCGGTCGGGGTGGGCGAGGTTGTGGCGCCGCAGCTCCTGGTAGAAGGCCGGGCTCTGCACCGTGTAGATGCGGATCACGTTGGCGCCGAGGTCGGCGGTCGCGGCGATCCACCGGGCGATCTGCGCCCGGCTCGCGGCGAATTCGCCGGGAAAGGTCCCCGGCACCGCGAGGCCGAAGTTCACGCCGATGGGGAGGAAGGGCGCGTAGCCGCCGGCGCCACGCCTGGCGACGAAGCCCTCCGCCGTCGCGCGGAAATCCCAGCGATCGGCTGCGGGCTCTGGCGCTGGGGGCGAAACCGCCTCGCTGCCGCAGGCCGCGAGCGCCAGCAGCACCAGGGCTGCGAGAGGGGAACGGAGCATCACCAATCCCGTCGGACGCCGAGGAGCATCTCGTTGCGCTGGACGCGATCGCCGCCGGCGCTCTCCCAGCGGCCGAGCCAGTCGGCGCGGAGCTGCCAGCTCTCGTCGAGCCCGTAGCCCACGCCGCCGAGGGCGATCACGTGGCGCTCCACCGCGACGTCCTGCACCCGCAGGTAGTCGGCGCGGTCGCCGCCGCCGATGCCGGCAGTGAACTCGAAGGCGCCCGCCACCGACCAGCTGGCCTGCGCGAGCGCGGCCAGGCTCGGATCCCGCCCCGATTCGAAGCCGCGCCAGATCCGCAGGCTCGCGGCGACGCCGTCGCGGGCCCAGGCGACGGCGGGGCTCAGCACCTCGACGCCGCTGCCGGAGAAGTCGAGGTGCCAGTAGCGCAGGTAGAGCCAGAAGCCGCCGCCAGCCTGCATGCCGAGCTCGGCGAAGGCATTCCAATCCGGCGAGAAGGTGGGGGCGAACGCGGCGCCCATGCCGCCGGCGAGGACCCAGCGCTCGTCGAGCTGCCAGGCGGCGGTGGCGCCCAGGACCGCGTCCCGTGCAGCCTCCTCGCCGAAGCGCCGCTCCTGGAGATCGAAGGTGCCGCCGAGGCGCAGGCGCCGGGTCACCGCGGCGTCGAAGGCGGCGCGGCCGATCCAGCCGTCGAGCCCGTCCGCTTCGGTCACCGGCCCGCCCTGCACGAACATCCGGTAGCCCTTGCGCTCGAGGTCGCGGACGAGGGCGCAGGCGGAAGCGTCGCCCCCGGCGCAGAGCCTGCCGAGATCCGCCTTCGCCGCGGGCTCGTCGCCCAGCTCGAGGAGCGCGAGGGCGCGCGAACGGCGCGCGGCGTCGTCGCCGGGGTTGCCTTCGAGCCAGGCCCCGTAGGCTGCCACCGCGGCCGCGTGTTCGCCGCGCCAGAAGGCGACGTCGGCCCGGGCCCGGATCACCTCGGGGTCGTGCCCCATCGAAGCGGGGAGGGCGGCTGCAGCGGCGGAGGCCTCGTCGAGGCGCCCCTGCCAGCCGAGGACCCGCAGCCGGAGGGCGGCGAGCTGCGCGCTCTCGGGGTGGTGCGAGAGACCGAGGTCGAGCCAGGCGAGGGCTTCCGCGTGCTTTCCCTGCCAGGCGAGGAGCTGCGCCAGGGCGAGGAAGCGGTCGGCGTCCCGCGGGGCGGCTGCCTGGCAGCGCCGGGCGATCGCCTCCGCCTCCGCCTCCGCTGCGCCGCGCTCGAGGAGCACCGCCGCGGACGCACACTCGTCCGCCCGGGCCCCCGAGGCGAGGCAGACCAGGGAGAGGGCGGTGGTGATGCGGGCGAAGGTGAGGATGCGCAGCTGCATGGTTCCCACGTGTCCGGGTCATAACACTGGCGGATACCCCGGGGGAAACCCCAGGATGCAGAGCCGATGGATCGCAGGCTTCTCACCACGTTGCTGGCGCTGGGGACGGCGGGCTGCTCGCTGCCCTGGGCGGACCCCGGGGCCTGCGCCGCCCCCGATCCCGAGGCGGTGGCGGGGCAGGCGCGCCACTCGATCGAGACCCGGGCCTTCCGCGCTGGCGCCACCGTCGACGCCGCGGGCAGGCCCTTCGCCGCCCGCCTGCCCGAGGGGTTCGGGGCGGGGGAGGCGGTGGTGAGCTGGCCCGACCCGGGCCGCTTCGCCGGCGCGCCGGACGAGCTTCTCGCCCTGTCTACCCGCAGCTTCGTCTACGACAACGCGCTCCTCGCGCTGGAGCGCACCAGGAGCGGGGATCGGGCGGGGGCTGCCGCGCTGCTCGCGACCTTGGCGGCGCTGCAGCTGCCGGACGGCGCCTGGGGCTTCAGCTTCGACCTCGAAGGTCCCTTCTACGACGCGGGCTACGTCCGGGCCGGAACGGTGGCCTTCGCGGTCTACGCGTTCGCCAAATACGCCAGCCGCTTCGACGATCACCGCTTCCGCGCCTTCGCCGGCCGCGGGGCCGACTGGCTCCTCGCGAGCCGCGATCCGCTCACCGGCCTGGTCCTCGCGGGGCGGGGACGCTGGCTCGAGAGCGGCCGGCGCTTCGACGGGAGCTACGTCGCCGACTTCGTCGCCACCGAGCACCAGATCGACAGCTACTTCGCCCTGGCCGCCCTCGGCGGCGTCGATCCCGACGGGCCCTGGAGCGGCGGCGCCCGGGCGATCGAGCAGGCGATCCTCCGCTGGCTCTGGGACGAGGAGGAGGGGCGCTTCGTGCAGGGGCACGCGGCGTCGCGGGGGCACGACCGCGGGAGCGCCCTCGACGCGGCGGGTACCTGGGGCGCGCTCTTCCACCTCGCCGGCGGCAGGCTCGAGGAGGCACGCCGCTGTCTCGCCTGGGTCGAGCGCAGCCACCGCAGCGGCGGCGGCCTCAAGCCCTACGCCGACGGCCCCGACACCTGGTTTGTGGAGGGCTCGGTGGCCCACGCCCTCGCCTGGCACCGCCTCGCGCCGGCGGAAGGGCAGGCCGCTGCCTCGCTGCAGCGGATCGCGGCCCTGGGCTGCAGCACCGGCCTGCCCCTGATCTACGCCGACCGTTGGGCGGAGGACTTCCCGGTGGCTCCCGCTGCGGCACCGACGCTCTGGTTCGTGCTCGCCGCGGAGGAGATCCGCGGGAGGGGCGCGCCCTTCCTCTGGAGCGAAGGTACCTGAGCTCCTACCCGAACGGGCTAAGGTTGCGGCTGGACCCTTGCGGGGGGTTCGCGGTAGGACTCGTCAGGAAAGCGTAGTCAAGACGGGCACCTTCACCAAGAGTCGACTTCCAGATGTGGCAGCGGTCCGGAGCCAGCCCATTCGCAGTGCTCGTGCTCACCATCGTCGTCCTCGAGGCGGCAGCGATGGCGACGCTCGCGGCGGCGTTCGTGCTCAACGCGACCGGCCGCGTGCCCTACGAGGACCTGCTCCTCGCTGCGGGCGCTGCGCTGTCGGCGATCGGCGGCTCGGTCGTCGTGCTCACCGGCTACATCATCGCCTTCCACGTCTTCGCCACGGCCCGCGAGCAGCGCCGGCAGGAGCGGGTGCGCGGTTGGTCGGTTTGGTGGCGGGGGCTGTTGCAGTACACCCGCCGCGACGTGGCGGGGGAGCTGCCGCGGGAGGCATTCGACGCCTTCCTCGATCTGCGCGAGGTGCTCTCGTCCGAGGAGAACGAGCGGCTGGCAGTCCTCGCCGATCGCTATGGGATCGCCGAGCAGCTCGCGGGCCGGCTCGCCACGAAGAAGCAGACCAGGCGCCTCGACGCGCTGCAGGATCTCGCCAGGGCGCGCCTCGCGCCGGCGCTCCCTGCGATCGTCGCCCAGCTCCGCGATCCCGAGCCGCTGGTGCGGCGCCACGCGCTCCGTGCCGCTGCCCGAACCCTCGCCCGGATCCCCGCTGCGGTCCGCGCGGCAGGGGTCGAGGCCTTCGTCCGTGCCCTGCGGGAGGTGGATCTGCCGCCCTCCCTCCTCGCCGAGTCGATGCTCCTGCTCGAGGAGGCCGCAGCCGAGGTGGTCGCGCCGATCCTCGCCGATCCCGCGTCCCACCAGCCCGCGCTCCAGGCCGCGCTCGTCGCCGCAGGCCGCCGCGAGCTCCGCGGGCTCGCCGAAGCGGTGCTTCCCTTCGTCGATCATCCGGAGCCCGAGGTCCGTGCGGCTGCCCTGCGCGCGCTCGCCGGGATGGGACGGCTTCCCGCAGGTGGCGAAGCCGCCGTGGTCGCGCGGGTCGACGACGAGCGGCCCTTCGTCCGCGTCCACGCGGCGCGGGCCGCAGCGCTGCTTCCGATCGAGTCCGCCGGCGAGGTGCTCTGGAGGCGCCTCGGCGATTCCTCCTGGTGGGTCCGCCTCGCTGCAGCGGAGTCCCTCGGCGCCCTCGGCGCTGCGGGCCGCAGCGATCTCGAGCGCGCCGCCCTCGACCACCCCGACCGCTTCGCCCGCGACATGGCGCAGCAGGCCCTCGCCGACCTGCGCTGGAAGGCGGCGTAGATGAACGAGCTCCTCGCCGCCTTCTCCGATCCCGCGCTGCGATCTCGCCTCGTCGACGACGTGCTCACCCTGCTGCAGGCCTCGGTCCTCTGCTACTTCGCGGCGATGTCCACCATCTCGATGGTGGTGGGCTACCTCGGTCTGCGGACGATGCGCACCACCGCGCGCCTCGGCTCGGCGGCGCCGCTGGCGGATCTGCTCGCCTACGACGCCCACAAGCCGGTCTCCATCCTCGTGCCCGCGTACAACGAGGCGGGCTCGATCGTGGAGAGCGTGCGCTCCTTCCTGCGGCTGCGCTTCCCCGAATTCGAGGTGATCGTCGTCTCCGACGGATCCACCGACGACACGATCGAGCGGCTCACCGAGGCCTTCGCCCTGGTGGAGCAGCAGCAGATCTATCCGGAGCGGATCCGCACCAGTCCCGTGCGCCGGGTGCTGCGCTCGCTGCGCCACCCGAACCTCGTCGTGGTCGAGAAGGAGAACGGCGGCAAGGGCGACGCGCTCAACGCCGCCCTCAACCTCTCCCGCTTTCCGCTGATCTGCACCGTCGACGCGGACTCGCTCCTCGAGGCCGAGGCGCTCCTCCGGGCCTCCCGCCACTTCCTCGACGACGAGACCGTGATCGCGGTGGGCGGCTCGATCCGCCCCTTGAACGGCGCCACCGTTCACGCCGGGCAGGTCACCGGCCTCCACCTGCCGCAGCGCTGGATCGAGCGCTTCCAGATCGTCGAGTACGCCCGCTCCTTCTTCACCGGCCGGGTGGGGTGGGGCAGCGTCAACGCGCTGCCGATCATCTCCGGCGCCTTCGGCATGTTCCGGCGGGACCGCGTCCTCACCGTCGGCGGCTACCGGACCGAGACCGTCGGCGAGGACCTCGAGCTGGTGCTGCGCCTGCACCGCCACCACCGCGAGCAGCGGATCCCCTACCGGATCGTCTCGCTGCCCGAGCCGATGTGCTGGACCGAGGTGCCGTCGGATTGGGCGAGCCTGCGGCGGCAGCGAAACCGCTGGCAGCGCGGCCTCTGGGAGGCGCTCTGGATCCACCGCGGGATGTTCCTCAACCCGCGCTACGGCAGGCTCGGGACACTCTCGCTCCCCTTCCTCTGGCTCTTCGAGGCGATCTCGCCCTTCGTCGAGATGGTGGGCTACGTGCTCCTGCCGGTGGCCCTCGTCCTCGGCGCCCTCGAGGGGGAGTTCGCGCTCCTCTTTCTCAGCCTGGCGATGGCCTATGGCGCGCTCCTCTCGATGATGGCGGTCGGGGTCGAGATGCTCCTCCTCCACCGCTATCCCACGCTGCGCGAGCGGGTGGTGCTCCTCGTCGCCTCCCTGGTCGAGGTGATCGGCTACCGGCAGGTGCTGGTGCTCGAGCGCTTCCTCGCCAACTTCCAGGTGTGGAGCAAGCGCGGCACGTGGGGCAAGGCGCGGCGCCTCGGGATCCGGAGTGTCGAGCCGGCCGCGGCAGGCGCCGGGGCGGGTCCCGCGGCAGCAGCAGAGCGCGAGCGCGCCCGCCGCTCCGCCTGATCGTTTGTTGTCCACCACCACGCTTCGCCGGCGCCCCTGCCTCTTCCTCCCGGGCCGGCGGGGCGTATGTTCGCCTTGCGAAAGCGAGGAAGAACGATGCGACGCGCCGGTCCCGCCATGCTGCTGCTCCTGCCCTTCGCCGCAGGGGCGGAGCCCTCCGTCTCGAAGTCGATGGAGCCCGAGGAGCGGGCCCCCGAGGTCCGCAACTGGGGCAACCTGCGGATCGGCGGCGCCGTCGGCGGCGGTGACGGCAGGCCGGAGATCTGCGGCGAGTTCGCGCCGCTCGACTTCCTCTCGATCGAGGGCTGCGGGAGCGGGGCGGGGATCCTCCACGACGAGGCGGTGAACGAGGCCTCCCACTACCGGGTGAAGCTGCGACTCCTCCGCTTCGACGCGGGGCCGCTCCTCCTCGAGCCGGTGGTGGGTGTCGGCATGATCGAGCTGCAGGTCGGCAAGGACGACGTGGGCTTCCGCTTCGAGGACGTGGGGCCCCGCGGCGTCGAGACTGCCGGCGTCGAGGCGATGGGCGGGCTGCGCGCGCTCTTTCCGGTGGGCGCCGGCTTCGAGCTCGTCGGCGAGCTCGCCCTGGGCGTGGGCTACACCCCCGAGGCGCCGCAGCTGGTGCTGCCGCAGCCCGAGATGCCGGTCTTCGGGGCGATGACGGTGGGTCTGGGGTTCTGAGGCGAATCGCCCCGGGCGCTCGATCCGGCCGGGCGACCTGTTGCGCGTCACCTTGCGCTTCCGACCGGCGGGCGCCGAAACCAGCGAAGGCCTCGTCGCGTTGGCGCCGGCCCTTCCGACGCTGCGCCTGCGCGGCAAGGGCGTCGAAGGCGCGATCCGCTGCACCGGCACCGTCGATTTCGGCACGAGGGTGAAGGGCACCACCTACGGCGAGGTGGTGCAGTGCACCAACGCCGGCGCCGTGGAGCGGCTGCTGCAGGCAGGGCCTGTCGGCGGTGCGAACGCCGCGGACTTCACGCTCGCCGGCAGCACCACCGTGCGACTCGCGCCCGATGGGGCGACGACCTTCCCGGTCATCTTCGCAGCCCGCGGCGAGGCAGGCGCCCGTGTCGGCTCCCAGCCGGTTGCGGTCGACGGCAGGCGGGTGGCCAACGCGCTGCTGTCCGGCGGCACCGTCCCCCACGCGCTCGTCTTCCCGTCGCTCACGGAGGGCTGCACCGATTTCGGCTTCACGGCGGTCGGCTCGCGCCGCGAGTTCGCGATCGGGGTCGAGAACGTCTCGGACGGTCCCGTGACGACCGGGGGCCACACGGCGGACCGTCGCCCTGCGCGGCGTCGGCGGCAAGGCCTGCCTCGTCGCGCGGCCCGTGCCCGAGCCTGGTGGCGAGCGGAGCCTGCGGGGGATCCTCCGCGTCGGGGTGAACGAGCTGGAGGAGCAGGTGGTGGTGCCGCTCCGGGCGCTCCAGGCGCCCGACGCGCTCGCCGTCGATCGCCACCAGCCTGCGGTCGGGCCGGTCGACATGCTGCTCGTGATCGACAACTCGAGCGGCTCCGATGCCCCGGATGATCTCGCCCGAACTGCCCGACGAGACGCAGCTTCATGCGCTCGAGACCAACGCGAAGGTTGGTATCTGCCACGGCAGCGAGCAGGGTCTCGAGGCGATGCGCCGCGCGCTCTCCGCGCCGGTGATCGACAACCGGGACGATCCAAGGCACCCCGAGGTGAACGACGGCAACCTCGGCTTCCTCCGGGAGGAGGCGGACCTCGAGATCATCGTCCACTCCGACGAGGAGGATCAGTCGCCCCTCGCCGTCGAGGCGTACGTCGATTTCCTACGCGGCTTGAAGGACGACCCCGAGCGTATCCGTTTTCATTCGGTGGTCGGGGTCGCACCGGACGGTTGCGGGGGAACCGGCCGCGGGTACGGGCAGGCCTCGCCGCGTGACATCGCGGTGACCGAGACGTCGGGAGGGGTGCACCATTCGATCTGCTGGCCCGACACGGTTGCCGAGCTGAGCAGGGCCATGGTGGGCGGGATGCTCGACGCACGGCGCTGCTACGCGATGCGCGGCGTGCCGGAGGACACCGATGCAGACGGCGTCCTGTACGACGACGTGCAGGTGCGGATCAACGGCGTACAGGTGCCGCGCTCCGGCTGGACCGCCTGGGTCTACGATTCGGGACGCAACGCCATCTGCTTCGGAACGCGGCCCAACCGCGGTGACGAGATCGAGCTCGTCTACCGCAGCGCCTGCGTCCCCTGAGGAGCAGGAGGGCGAGCGCTCTCCCTCGAGCTGATCGGATCGACGCCGTGGTGACATGGAGTGGGTGAACCCCAGCACGGAGTCGCCGCCCATGCAGCGCCGCCTTGTCCTTCCCCTGCTTCTCTCCGCCCTGGCCGCCATCTCTGCAGCCTGCGGTGCCGAAAACGAGGAGCCCCCCGCCGGAACGGCCCGCCTGGTCTGCGCCGGCTGCACGGGCGACGTCGTCGATTTCGGGGCGGTGGCGGTCGGAGAGGCGGCGGAGTTGACGATCTCGCTGGCGAACCGCGGCGACGCAGTCGCGACCCTGGTGGAGCAGGAGCGCGAGGCACTACCTGCTGCCTTCGAACATTCGCTCCTCTGCCAGGGCGCCTGCGATCCGCGGGTGATCGAGCCGGGGGATGCGATCCGCGTCACCGTGCGCTTCCGGCCCGACGCCATGGGAGCGAGCGAGGGCGTCCTCGATCTGGCGCCGCTCGGCCCGACGTTGCGGCTCCGCGGCACCGGCGTCGGCGGCGAGATCCGCTGCGACGCGAGCCTCGACTTCGGGAAGCGGGTGGTAGGCAGCACCCGCACCGAGACCGTCACCTGCACCAACGAGGGCGGTGTCCCCAGGCGGCTCCGGGCCGGGCCCTTCGCCGGGGACCACAAGGCGTCTTTCGCTCTCGGCGGCACGGGAGATGTGCTCGTCGAAGCCGGCGCGAGCGCCTCCTTCGACGTGACCTTCGTGGCCAGCGGAGAAGGGGAGCGCGTCGCCTTCCTCCGCTTCCTGGTGGAGGGAGAGCTCGTGGCGACTACCAGCCTGCGCGGCGAGGTCGTACCGGAGGCGCTGGTCTTCCCCTCGCTCACCGACGGCTGCACCGACCTGGGCTTCTTCCCGCTGGGCTCCTCCCGCACCCTCGAGATCCCCGTCGAGAATGCCTCGGACGACCCGGTGTCGATCCACTCCGCTGCGGTGGGGGACACGAACTTCGAGATCGTCTCGTTTCCCGCAACCGTCGCCCCCGGCGCCACGGAGACGCTCGAACTCTCCTTCACCCCGGCGGCAGCGGGGACGGTGGAGACCACCCTGGAGATCGCCGCGAGCGACAGGACCCGCGCGAGCCGCGCGCTCTGCCTGCGCGCCCATGGCGGCGGACCGGAGCTCCATTGCGAGAGCGAGCGCCTCGAATTCGGCACCTCCGCCGTCGGCTTCCCCCGCGAGGTGCGGCTCCGCTGCTCGCACGGCGGTGTCGACGTTCCCGGTACCACGGACGATATGTTGCGCCTCGCCGCGATCGAGGTGGCGGCGCCGTTCACCGCCCACGTCGTCGGTGGCATTTCGGACGAGGGCTACGCCCCCGGCGAGCGCTTCGAGGTGGCGGTGGGCTACGCGCCGGAGGCAGCAGGCACCGACGCGAGCTTGCTCCGCATCGGGAGCAACGACGTGCGCGGCACCGAGGTCGAGGTGGCGCTCGAGGCCGAGGCGGAGGCGGTGGCGGGCTGCGCGCTCGAGGTCGCGTCGACCCTCGACTTCGGCCAGGTCTGGCGCGAGCGGCTGGGCCTGCCCCTCGCCTTGCGCAACGGCGGCACCGGGACCTGCTTCGTCGGCGATCTCCGGCTGCCCGAAGGCAGCCCCTTCTCCGCAGCACCGCGGATCGGCACGCAGCGGATTGAGGCGGGCGCGACCTACGGGATGATGGTGGAGTTCGACGCCGCCTCGGTCCGCGGTGCCGCTGCCGCCGACCTCGACTTCTTCGTCTCCGAGGCGGGGGCGTCGCGGCGCAGCGTGGCGCTGCGGGGCAACGCCGGCAAGGCCTGCCTCGTCGCGCGGCCCGGCGCCCTCGACTTCGGCGTGGTGCGCCCCGGCTGTCGCGTGCAGGAGCGGGAGATCCGCCTGCTCAACAACTGCGCCACCGACGTGCAGCTCACCGCCATCGAGGTGGAGGGCGCCTTCGCCTTCGCCGATCCGCAGGGCCTGCCCACCTCGATCGCCGCGGGCACGGTGGCCCGGGTGGCGGTGGTGCCGTCGCCCGATCGCGGCGACGAGCGCGATCTCGCCGGCCTGGTGCGCGTCGCGGTGGACGCGATGGCGGAGCAGGTGGTGGTGCCCCTGGTGGCGGTCGGGGCGACGGACGGGCGCGAGACCGAGCGCCACGTCGTGGGTCACGGCCCCATCGACATGCTCCTCGTCATCGACAACTCGACCGGCTCCGACACGCCGTTCTGGCTCCACGCCGAGACCTTCCTCGCCGAGGCCGGCACGCGCCCCTTCCAGATCGGCGTGACCACCACCGGCCTCCTGCCGTCCGGCAGCAGCTGCCCAGGCGGTGTCAACGGAGGGGAGGACGGCAGGCTCTTCCCGGTCATCGGCACCACGCCGCGGATCATCACCCCGGTGCTTCCCCTGGCGCAGCAGCTCGAGGCCCTGGAGACCAACGCGAGCGTCGGCATCTGCCACGGCAGCGAGCTCGGCCTCGAGGCGATGCGGCGCGCCCTCTCCGCACCGGTGATCGACAGCCACGACGATCCCCGGCATCCCGAGCCCAACGACGGCAACCTCGGCTTCCTCCGCGAGGAGGCGGAGCTCGCCGTCTTCATCCACTCGGACGAGGAGGACCAGTCGCCCCTCGGCGTCGGGGCCTACGTCGACTTCCTCCAGGGGCTCAAGGACGACCCGGCCCGGGTGCGCATCCACACCGTCTCCGGCGGCACCGACGGTTGCAGGGGTACCGGTGCCTACGGCCAGGCCTCCCCGCGCTACGTCGCCGCGTCGGATGGGACCGGCGGCATCGCCCACTCGATCTGCGACCAGGCGCCGACGCCCGAATTCAACACCGCCATCGCCGGCGGCATGGTGGGCCCGCGGCGCTGCTACGCCCTCGGAGACCTCCCCGAGGACACCAACGCCGACGGCAGCCTCGCCGGCGAGATCGAGGTGCGCGTCAACGGCACCGCCGTTCCCACCGGCGCGAGCTCGTGGTCCTACCAGCCGGGTCGCAACGAGATCTGCTTCGAGGCTGCTGCGCTTCCCGATCGTGGCAGCGAGCTCGAGCTCAGCTACCGCTCCGCATGTCTCTGATTCTCCTGGTGACGTGATCCAATACTGCATCCGGCGAAATTCGAAGGGGAAGAACACCCACCGGAGGTCGACTTCCCATGCGTTTGCGCGACGCGCTGCTGCTCGCTCTGCTCCCCGCCACCTTCGCCTGTGGCGCGGAGGAGGAGCCGCCCGGAAAAGAGGAAGAAGAGAAGCCGCAGCTCTCCTGCGAGGGCTGCGGCGACGGCAGCATCGACCTCGGTGCGGTCGCCGTCCGCATCCGCGCCGA containing:
- a CDS encoding glycosyltransferase family 2 protein produces the protein MNELLAAFSDPALRSRLVDDVLTLLQASVLCYFAAMSTISMVVGYLGLRTMRTTARLGSAAPLADLLAYDAHKPVSILVPAYNEAGSIVESVRSFLRLRFPEFEVIVVSDGSTDDTIERLTEAFALVEQQQIYPERIRTSPVRRVLRSLRHPNLVVVEKENGGKGDALNAALNLSRFPLICTVDADSLLEAEALLRASRHFLDDETVIAVGGSIRPLNGATVHAGQVTGLHLPQRWIERFQIVEYARSFFTGRVGWGSVNALPIISGAFGMFRRDRVLTVGGYRTETVGEDLELVLRLHRHHREQRIPYRIVSLPEPMCWTEVPSDWASLRRQRNRWQRGLWEALWIHRGMFLNPRYGRLGTLSLPFLWLFEAISPFVEMVGYVLLPVALVLGALEGEFALLFLSLAMAYGALLSMMAVGVEMLLLHRYPTLRERVVLLVASLVEVIGYRQVLVLERFLANFQVWSKRGTWGKARRLGIRSVEPAAAGAGAGPAAAAERERARRSA
- a CDS encoding choice-of-anchor D domain-containing protein, which gives rise to MQRRLVLPLLLSALAAISAACGAENEEPPAGTARLVCAGCTGDVVDFGAVAVGEAAELTISLANRGDAVATLVEQEREALPAAFEHSLLCQGACDPRVIEPGDAIRVTVRFRPDAMGASEGVLDLAPLGPTLRLRGTGVGGEIRCDASLDFGKRVVGSTRTETVTCTNEGGVPRRLRAGPFAGDHKASFALGGTGDVLVEAGASASFDVTFVASGEGERVAFLRFLVEGELVATTSLRGEVVPEALVFPSLTDGCTDLGFFPLGSSRTLEIPVENASDDPVSIHSAAVGDTNFEIVSFPATVAPGATETLELSFTPAAAGTVETTLEIAASDRTRASRALCLRAHGGGPELHCESERLEFGTSAVGFPREVRLRCSHGGVDVPGTTDDMLRLAAIEVAAPFTAHVVGGISDEGYAPGERFEVAVGYAPEAAGTDASLLRIGSNDVRGTEVEVALEAEAEAVAGCALEVASTLDFGQVWRERLGLPLALRNGGTGTCFVGDLRLPEGSPFSAAPRIGTQRIEAGATYGMMVEFDAASVRGAAAADLDFFVSEAGASRRSVALRGNAGKACLVARPGALDFGVVRPGCRVQEREIRLLNNCATDVQLTAIEVEGAFAFADPQGLPTSIAAGTVARVAVVPSPDRGDERDLAGLVRVAVDAMAEQVVVPLVAVGATDGRETERHVVGHGPIDMLLVIDNSTGSDTPFWLHAETFLAEAGTRPFQIGVTTTGLLPSGSSCPGGVNGGEDGRLFPVIGTTPRIITPVLPLAQQLEALETNASVGICHGSELGLEAMRRALSAPVIDSHDDPRHPEPNDGNLGFLREEAELAVFIHSDEEDQSPLGVGAYVDFLQGLKDDPARVRIHTVSGGTDGCRGTGAYGQASPRYVAASDGTGGIAHSICDQAPTPEFNTAIAGGMVGPRRCYALGDLPEDTNADGSLAGEIEVRVNGTAVPTGASSWSYQPGRNEICFEAAALPDRGSELELSYRSACL
- a CDS encoding HEAT repeat domain-containing protein, yielding MLVLTIVVLEAAAMATLAAAFVLNATGRVPYEDLLLAAGAALSAIGGSVVVLTGYIIAFHVFATAREQRRQERVRGWSVWWRGLLQYTRRDVAGELPREAFDAFLDLREVLSSEENERLAVLADRYGIAEQLAGRLATKKQTRRLDALQDLARARLAPALPAIVAQLRDPEPLVRRHALRAAARTLARIPAAVRAAGVEAFVRALREVDLPPSLLAESMLLLEEAAAEVVAPILADPASHQPALQAALVAAGRRELRGLAEAVLPFVDHPEPEVRAAALRALAGMGRLPAGGEAAVVARVDDERPFVRVHAARAAALLPIESAGEVLWRRLGDSSWWVRLAAAESLGALGAAGRSDLERAALDHPDRFARDMAQQALADLRWKAA